From the genome of Proteus vulgaris, one region includes:
- a CDS encoding phage antirepressor KilAC domain-containing protein, whose protein sequence is MNELTLASHETNVTMSSREIAELTGKEVSHIHRDIRAMVPALYAVNNDEDVKSYKWDTNKKKMMQFLDHHNIQGVIPIFDDRGYVYEFLLDRYHSEILVTGYDIKRRAAVIKRWYDLESGKATPIVALNDPEFLRSALLNYTEKVLALESSNKELTNKVECMSNLFKEGMTPTQFCKMLNGVNTQQVQMWLAERNWLYNESKSGKNIRWRVASYARDKYMTENQSEINPHGHEPFIKYQPVLLKKGAKRLYDLYLAGELPMKKNWDGLFTHDKEFKEVA, encoded by the coding sequence ATGAACGAATTAACTTTAGCATCACATGAAACAAATGTCACTATGTCAAGTCGTGAGATTGCGGAATTAACAGGTAAGGAAGTTTCTCACATTCACCGTGACATTCGAGCAATGGTTCCTGCACTATATGCAGTAAATAATGATGAAGATGTTAAATCATATAAATGGGATACCAACAAGAAAAAGATGATGCAGTTTTTGGATCATCATAATATTCAAGGAGTTATCCCAATATTTGACGATAGAGGCTACGTCTATGAGTTTTTATTAGACCGATACCACTCTGAAATTTTAGTGACTGGTTATGATATAAAGCGCCGAGCCGCAGTAATTAAACGCTGGTATGACTTAGAATCAGGAAAGGCTACACCAATTGTTGCACTTAATGACCCTGAATTCTTACGTTCTGCTTTATTAAATTACACTGAAAAAGTATTAGCGCTTGAATCTTCAAATAAAGAACTAACAAATAAAGTTGAGTGTATGTCTAACCTATTCAAAGAAGGCATGACACCGACTCAATTTTGTAAAATGCTTAACGGCGTAAACACTCAACAAGTTCAAATGTGGTTAGCTGAACGCAACTGGCTATATAACGAAAGTAAGTCAGGTAAAAATATTCGCTGGCGTGTTGCTTCATACGCTCGTGATAAGTACATGACAGAAAACCAGAGTGAAATTAATCCACACGGTCACGAACCTTTCATTAAGTATCAACCAGTTTTATTAAAGAAAGGCGCTAAACGTCTTTATGATCTCTATCTTGCTGGTGAATTACCAATGAAAAAGAACTGGGATGGTTTATTTACACATGACAAGGAATTCAAAGAAGTAGCTTAA
- a CDS encoding phage baseplate protein, with product MPDIPNWKGLPNAGLDAGISLGGAALINSLFGNYWGIFNEYGVPLLLADNVISLQYENKSRVVNAPIERGTFASYNKISDPWKATVQMSKGSGGALERGAFLAQLEILSKSTLRFIVITPEFVYKFANIVGYDLAREAKDGATLIKVNVHLEEIREVTVSYAEEEVTKPDDSKVKDTGDQTQKVESQGFNFDWNSGDSYLYQGVELLKNGWDSAIKSYDEAMKFIQGQVSGG from the coding sequence ATGCCAGATATACCAAACTGGAAGGGATTACCTAATGCTGGATTAGATGCAGGAATTAGTCTAGGCGGTGCTGCGTTAATTAACTCCTTGTTCGGTAACTACTGGGGAATATTCAATGAATACGGTGTTCCGTTATTACTCGCTGATAACGTGATATCACTCCAGTATGAAAACAAAAGCCGTGTTGTAAATGCGCCTATCGAAAGAGGCACATTTGCCAGTTACAACAAAATAAGTGATCCGTGGAAAGCTACCGTACAAATGAGCAAAGGTAGCGGTGGCGCTTTAGAGCGTGGTGCTTTCTTGGCTCAACTTGAAATTCTATCTAAAAGCACATTGCGATTTATCGTTATCACGCCTGAATTTGTCTACAAGTTTGCAAATATCGTCGGGTATGACCTAGCGCGAGAGGCTAAAGACGGGGCGACACTTATTAAAGTAAACGTACATCTTGAAGAAATTCGAGAGGTCACAGTTAGCTATGCAGAGGAAGAAGTTACCAAGCCAGATGATTCAAAGGTGAAAGATACCGGCGATCAGACTCAAAAGGTGGAATCTCAGGGGTTTAACTTTGATTGGAATAGTGGAGATAGTTATTTATACCAAGGGGTTGAACTACTAAAAAATGGGTGGGATTCTGCTATCAAGTCGTATGATGAAGCGATGAAGTTCATACAAG